The Episyrphus balteatus chromosome 4, idEpiBalt1.1, whole genome shotgun sequence genome includes a window with the following:
- the LOC129919477 gene encoding 39S ribosomal protein L23, mitochondrial produces the protein MSTRWYPIYQRGNPQLRVFLPNFWMKLIRPKEEQPENVVTFSVSMQMTRYDIANYLEKIYQVPVKHVRTRITLGSTKRDQVYGYITKNDDEKIAYVTLPRDLKFTFPEVTVGKDGDKEEKDQKAMDESKQGFKSFLDRNKKRPGTPGWFSI, from the exons ATGTCCACCCGCTGGTATCCAATTTATCAACGAGGAAATCCACAACTTCGTGTATTTCTTCCAAATTTCTGGATGAAATTAATTCGTCCCAAAGAGGAACAACCCGAAAATGTTGTCACCTTCTCGGTGTCAATGCAAATGACTCGCTACGACATTGCaaattatttggaaaaaatCTACCAAGTGCCGGTGAAGCATGTTCGGACGAGAATTACTCTAGGATCAACAAAGCGCGATCAAGTCTATGGTTATATCACCAAAAATGATGATGAAAAGATTGCTTATGTAACTTTG CCACGAGATTTGAAGTTTACATTCCCAGAGGTGACAGTGGGCAAGGATGGCGATAAAGAAGAGAAAGATCAAAAAGCAATGGATGAATCGAAACAAGGATTCAAGAGCTTTTTggatagaaacaaaaaacgtCCCGGAACTCCAGGATGGTTTTCAATCTAA
- the LOC129918383 gene encoding cytochrome b-c1 complex subunit 8 has protein sequence MRLTSILKGQHFGNLYKINGIVTYKLSPFEQKAFAGAISKGVPNMVRRFRSNVFIVTPPFIAGYLVYNMAEKEHARLARKDPAEFANDE, from the exons ATGCGTCTAACTTCGATTTTGAAAGGCCAACATTTTGGCAATTTGTACAAAATCAACGGCATTGTCACCTACAAACTATCGCCATTCGAACAAAAGGCATTCGCTGGAGCCATTAGCAAAGGTGTCCCCAACATGGTCCGCAGGTTTAGGTCCAATGTTTTCATTGTAACACCAc ccttCATTGCTGGTTACCTTGTTTACAACATGGCCGAGAAGGAACATGCCCGTTTGGCCCGCAAGGACCCAGCTGAGTTTGCCAATGACGAATAA